One window of the Montipora foliosa isolate CH-2021 chromosome 4, ASM3666993v2, whole genome shotgun sequence genome contains the following:
- the LOC138000014 gene encoding vesicular inhibitory amino acid transporter-like: MASEKKVSKGDYTLLQADSLEDNLDDSDGENRNKIDSLLERNLSSSFETFWNISNTIQGLPILVIPYAIRDGGYLAVITLLLVAAASNYTGKTIVRCLYEEDTKSGKRIRVRNSYADVGHAFFPKIGGHLVLATQFLELLVVASVYPLLVGRLLAKSFPHIPAPCWLWTLIGGILFLPNIFLRNLSQVAWTSVLTVLSAKIIFITVFVYGLSQFHKWELSSLNHFDASTYPSALGILVASYLSQPFVPLIEGSMRHKEKFNFLMNLSYGTMTFLNVIIGVIAYISFHPNTAEVVTNNLPEGSFRRAVNVMAAVLSFTSYTLPMFTIFEIVGNLKVSHFQRGAGKSVRYPFFIFCRFLLVSISVLLSASLSGFTYFLAVVGSSAGISLEFVFPPLFRLKIYWQNLSWLSIFVEIFVLFFGVIMLISGTLISLSSIIQFYSQ; encoded by the coding sequence ATGGCATCTGAAAAAAAAGTAAGTAAAGGAGATTACACGCTTCTTCAAGCAGACAGCTTAGAAGACAATCTGGATGACAGTGACGGTGAGAATCGAAACAAGATAGATTCGTTATTGGAGAGAAACCTTAGTTCCTCATTTGAGACCTTTTGGAATATAAGCAATACTATTCAAGGATTACCGATTCTTGTGATTCCTTATGCAATCAGAGATGGAGGATATTTGGCTGTAATAACTCTCCTTCTGGTTGCTGCTGCATCTAATTACACTGGAAAGACTATCGTGCGATGCCTCTACGAAGAAGATACCAAATCCGGCAAGCGAATTCGCGTCCGCAATTCATATGCAGATGTGGGTCATGCTTTCTTTCCTAAGATTGGTGGGCATCTTGTCCTTGCTACACAGTTCCTGGAATTGCTTGTTGTGGCCTCGGTGTATCCTCTTTTAGTTGGAAGATTATTGGCCAAGTCCTTTCCACATATCCCCGCTCCCTGCTGGCTTTGGACGCTAATTGGCGGCATTCTCTTTCTTCCAAATATTTTCCTAAGAAACCTCTCTCAAGTAGCATGGACAAGTGTCTTAACAGTGTTATCTGCTAAAATAATTTTCATCACGGTGTTTGTGTACGGTTTGAGTCAGTTCCATAAATGGGAGCTAAGTTCTTTGAATCACTTTGACGCCAGTACGTATCCGTCAGCACTAGGAATTCTTGTAGCGAGCTACTTATCACAGCCTTTTGTTCCTTTAATCGAAGGAAGCATGCGTCACAAGGAAAAATTCAATTTCCTAATGAACTTATCTTATGGAACAATGACGTTCCTCAATGTGATCATAGGAGTGATCGCTTACATCTCATTTCATCCCAACACGGCTGAGGTTGTAACAAACAATTTGCCAGAGGGTTCATTTCGTCGAGCAGTAAATGTCATGGCAGCCGTGTTATCTTTTACATCTTATACCCTTCCAATGTTCACTATTTTCGAAATTGTTGGAAACCTCAAAGTCTCTCATTTTCAACGGGGTGCTGGTAAATCCGTTCGATAtccattttttatattttgccGTTTTCTGTTGGTTTCTATAAGTGTTCTTCTCTCAGCGTCACTTTCTGGCTTTACGTATTTCTTAGCTGTGGTAGGAAGCTCAGCTGGAATCAGTTTAGAGTTTGTTTTTCCTCCGCTGTTTCGCCTTAAGATTTATTGGCAAAACCTATCATGGCTAAGTATTTTCGTTGaaatttttgtcttattttttggGGTTATTATGCTAATTAGTGGAACTCTGATTTCTCTCTCTTCGATAATTCAATTCTACAGCCAGTGA